One part of the Treponema peruense genome encodes these proteins:
- the pth gene encoding aminoacyl-tRNA hydrolase, translating into MIQLVAFLGNFGKEYSDTRHNAAWLFESSLAFSDKIDWQKKFKSDFAAVDFSTAALWLKNCGLIKERKDGSLPVPDNAPSKLYFMKPLTYMNLSGDAIGEAARFYKIPAQDILVVHDEIELPIGTVSLKFGGGLGGHNGLRSAKAVLGTADFFRLRFGVGKPADGNIADYVLGSFTPDEKIILSQIFVQAANLFAKVLTCKDANTLIPEWGKRKLLASNGK; encoded by the coding sequence ATGATTCAACTTGTGGCGTTTCTTGGAAATTTTGGCAAAGAATATTCTGATACCCGTCATAATGCGGCCTGGCTTTTTGAGTCGTCGCTTGCTTTTTCTGACAAAATTGACTGGCAGAAGAAGTTTAAGTCTGATTTTGCGGCCGTGGATTTTTCTACTGCTGCCCTCTGGCTTAAAAATTGCGGTTTGATTAAAGAAAGAAAAGACGGTTCCCTTCCTGTTCCTGATAACGCTCCTTCAAAATTGTATTTTATGAAACCGCTCACTTATATGAATTTAAGCGGTGATGCAATCGGTGAGGCTGCACGTTTTTATAAAATTCCCGCTCAGGATATTCTTGTTGTCCATGATGAGATTGAACTTCCTATAGGAACAGTGAGCCTTAAGTTTGGCGGCGGGCTTGGAGGCCACAACGGTTTGCGTTCTGCAAAGGCTGTACTCGGAACAGCTGATTTTTTCAGACTCAGATTCGGTGTCGGAAAACCTGCTGACGGTAATATTGCAGACTATGTTCTGGGGTCTTTTACTCCGGACGAAAAAATAATTCTTTCACAGATTTTTGTTCAGGCTGCCAATTTGTTTGCAAAGGTTCTTACCTGTAAAGATGCAAATACCCTGATTCCCGAGTGGGGAAAAAGAAAACTGCTTGCTTCAAATGGAAAATAA
- a CDS encoding HAD family hydrolase, whose translation MLYIFDMGGVVTSTAVVIPKICELLGLSKEKFFEYCGCSDLTGEFHPREMNLISMVSNGFIDSPKFWELFSLHSGISVNTDWWRWLFHPVLNNKTVSIVKKLKEQGNRVVCGTNTMSCHYSTHLERGDYAYFDQTYSSCAMGVSKPDPQFWKLILSAEETEPEASVFIDDRKENCEAASSLGIKAIQFTTAEDLAEKLNISL comes from the coding sequence ATGCTTTATATATTCGATATGGGCGGAGTTGTTACATCAACCGCTGTAGTAATTCCCAAGATTTGTGAACTATTAGGTTTATCAAAGGAAAAATTCTTTGAATACTGCGGCTGTTCAGATTTGACCGGAGAATTTCATCCACGGGAAATGAATTTGATTTCAATGGTTTCCAACGGATTTATTGATTCCCCAAAATTCTGGGAACTTTTCTCTTTGCACAGCGGAATTTCTGTAAATACAGACTGGTGGAGATGGCTTTTTCATCCTGTTTTGAACAATAAAACTGTTTCTATAGTAAAAAAACTTAAGGAACAGGGAAACCGTGTCGTTTGCGGAACAAATACTATGTCCTGTCATTATTCTACACATCTGGAACGGGGCGATTATGCTTATTTTGACCAGACTTACAGTTCCTGCGCAATGGGTGTTTCAAAGCCCGACCCGCAGTTCTGGAAGCTGATACTTTCTGCAGAAGAAACCGAACCTGAAGCTTCTGTTTTTATTGATGACCGTAAAGAAAATTGTGAAGCAGCTTCTTCTTTGGGGATTAAGGCAATTCAATTTACAACTGCAGAAGATTTGGCAGAAAAACTGAATATTAGTTTGTAA
- a CDS encoding HAD family hydrolase — MCNKKFDGLILDIDGTIWNTTGIVSVAWNKAIDISGYKVKKVNAQILQKEFGKTMNVIAQDLWPELSDSDRDILLSHCCTEEQIALRNNELDICYSGVIDSIKKISLALNVYIVSNCQNGYIELMLEKTGLSDYVKDFECYGRTGKGKAENILMLAARNSVKNPVYVGDTQGDCDACLQISVPFIWASYGFGTASTYIEKISSFPELQSVLGL, encoded by the coding sequence ATGTGTAATAAAAAATTTGACGGTTTAATTTTGGACATTGACGGAACAATCTGGAATACTACAGGAATCGTTTCTGTAGCCTGGAACAAAGCTATAGATATTTCCGGGTATAAAGTAAAAAAAGTTAATGCTCAAATTCTTCAGAAAGAATTTGGAAAAACAATGAATGTTATTGCACAGGATTTATGGCCCGAACTTTCTGATTCGGATCGCGATATTCTTCTTTCCCATTGCTGCACAGAAGAGCAGATTGCACTCAGAAATAATGAACTTGATATATGTTACAGCGGTGTAATTGATTCAATCAAGAAAATTTCTTTGGCACTGAATGTTTATATTGTAAGTAATTGTCAGAACGGATATATTGAACTTATGCTTGAAAAAACAGGTCTTTCTGACTATGTGAAAGATTTTGAATGTTACGGAAGAACAGGTAAGGGAAAGGCTGAAAACATTCTGATGCTGGCTGCACGAAATTCTGTAAAAAATCCCGTTTATGTCGGTGATACACAGGGAGACTGTGATGCCTGCCTTCAAATTTCTGTTCCGTTTATCTGGGCTTCATACGGTTTTGGAACTGCAAGTACTTATATAGAAAAAATCAGCAGTTTTCCCGAACTTCAGTCTGTTTTAGGGTTGTAA
- a CDS encoding diguanylate cyclase domain-containing protein — protein MVFSFDSNGLKKINNTYGHSAVDKLLRLAGICIDYSFGKYGKVYRYGGDEFIALIYVDSRKINLILDNFKKNCGRKQGI, from the coding sequence ATCGTTTTTTCTTTTGATTCGAACGGTTTGAAAAAAATAAATAACACTTACGGTCATAGTGCCGTCGATAAACTTTTGCGGCTGGCAGGAATTTGCATTGATTATTCATTCGGCAAATACGGAAAAGTCTACCGTTACGGAGGGGATGAATTTATTGCACTGATTTATGTTGACAGCAGAAAAATAAATCTTATTCTGGATAATTTCAAAAAAAATTGTGGCAGAAAACAGGGAATTTAA
- a CDS encoding ECF transporter S component: MNYSNYFVQKKKLSIKVQSLAVLGSVAACVILPQIFHLIGKISGSGTAAGIVFSPMHIPVIVTGLLAGPFAGAATGLFAPLVSYLISGMPVAAMLPFMTAELFGYGLAAGFLRCVKIPAAVKVLVSMIAGRVLYMVAAIVAVFLFKNESVSVLGIWMAVPKCLPGIVLQLAFIPPFVYWVDSLSEKQN, from the coding sequence TTGAATTATTCAAATTATTTTGTACAGAAAAAAAAATTATCGATTAAGGTACAGTCACTTGCCGTGCTGGGATCTGTTGCGGCATGCGTTATTCTTCCACAGATTTTTCACCTGATTGGAAAAATTTCAGGCAGTGGAACAGCAGCCGGAATAGTGTTCAGCCCGATGCACATTCCTGTTATTGTAACGGGTCTTCTTGCAGGTCCTTTTGCAGGAGCAGCGACAGGACTTTTTGCACCGCTTGTTTCTTATTTAATCTCGGGAATGCCTGTTGCGGCAATGCTTCCTTTTATGACAGCGGAACTTTTTGGTTACGGACTTGCGGCAGGTTTTTTGAGATGTGTAAAAATTCCGGCTGCAGTTAAAGTTTTAGTTTCCATGATTGCAGGACGCGTACTTTACATGGTTGCAGCAATTGTTGCAGTTTTTCTTTTTAAGAATGAAAGCGTTTCTGTTTTAGGAATATGGATGGCAGTACCGAAATGTCTTCCCGGAATTGTACTGCAGCTTGCTTTTATTCCGCCGTTTGTTTATTGGGTAGATTCTCTTTCAGAAAAACAGAACTAA
- a CDS encoding uridine kinase family protein produces MTVAQENKILNDAEKILSLIKKRPCIIALDGRCAAGKSTLASVMKKEFGATVFHMDDFFLLPQMRTAERFASPGQNVDHERFLKEVLLPLSRGESFSYKPYECFASCFGKEIFCTPAQISVVEGVYSCRPELRKFYDLCVFADIDKDEQKNRILLRNADKAQMFFSKWIPLEEEYFEAFRIKENADLVLQN; encoded by the coding sequence ATGACTGTTGCGCAGGAAAACAAAATTTTAAATGACGCAGAAAAAATTTTATCTTTGATAAAAAAGCGTCCGTGCATTATCGCGCTGGACGGAAGATGTGCCGCAGGTAAAAGCACACTTGCTTCTGTTATGAAAAAAGAATTCGGCGCGACAGTTTTTCACATGGATGATTTTTTTCTTTTGCCGCAGATGAGAACGGCAGAACGCTTTGCTTCTCCGGGACAAAATGTTGACCACGAAAGATTTCTAAAAGAAGTTCTTCTTCCACTTTCACGCGGTGAAAGTTTTTCTTACAAACCGTATGAGTGTTTTGCATCATGTTTTGGAAAAGAAATTTTTTGTACACCTGCGCAGATTTCTGTTGTTGAAGGTGTATATTCCTGCCGTCCGGAACTGCGGAAATTTTATGACTTATGTGTTTTTGCTGACATTGATAAAGATGAACAGAAAAACAGGATTCTGCTCAGAAATGCAGATAAAGCACAAATGTTTTTTTCAAAATGGATTCCGCTTGAAGAAGAATATTTTGAAGCATTCCGCATAAAAGAAAATGCAGATTTAGTTTTGCAAAATTAA
- a CDS encoding heavy metal translocating P-type ATPase yields MTDEHKSTLTKIIVSFAMLVVLNIIPVFLGQVAESTAWKITSAVLYLVCYLIIGFDILKEAVEGIMHGEVFDENFLMAVATIGAIALAVYSKSTDFNEAVAVMLFYQVGEFFQSYAVGKSRRNITELMDIRPDYANIERDGKLERVSPESVKCGTTIIVQSGEKIPLDGIIVEGNSTLNTSALTGESVPREAKAGDEVTSGCINLTGVLKIKTTKEFGESTVSKILKLVEESGERKAKSENFITKFAAVYTPAVCIAAFALGVLPPMIQIILGNSPSWSVWIYRALTFLVISCPCALVISIPLSFFAGIGGASREGILIKGSNYLETLSKVRTVVFDKTGTLTKGVFEVTGIHHNEIENEKIIEYAALAECASSHPISKSLLLAHGKEIDRSRVTDIQELAGLGLTANVDGIKVAVGNSKLMNKLGLSYAECHSAGTIVHVALDNKYAGHIVISDVVKNESERAVSLLKKYGVKKTVMLTGDSDKVAQKVGAQLKIDEIHSELLPSDKVGWVEKLLEQNSAKEKLAFVGDGINDAPVLGRADIGIAMGALGSDAAIEAADVVLMDDNPVKIARGIKISRKCLGIVYQNIAFALVVKFSCLALGASGFANMWLAIFADVGVTVISVLNAMRALRTK; encoded by the coding sequence ATGACAGACGAACACAAATCAACTCTTACAAAAATTATAGTTTCATTTGCAATGCTTGTTGTACTTAATATCATTCCTGTTTTTTTAGGACAGGTCGCAGAAAGTACAGCCTGGAAAATAACAAGTGCAGTACTTTATCTTGTCTGCTATCTGATTATCGGATTTGATATTTTAAAGGAAGCTGTCGAAGGAATAATGCATGGTGAGGTTTTTGACGAAAACTTTTTGATGGCGGTTGCAACAATTGGTGCTATCGCGCTTGCAGTTTATTCCAAAAGTACAGATTTCAACGAAGCCGTTGCGGTAATGCTTTTTTATCAGGTTGGTGAATTTTTCCAAAGTTATGCAGTAGGAAAAAGCCGCCGCAACATAACCGAACTTATGGACATACGCCCCGACTATGCAAACATCGAGCGCGACGGTAAATTAGAGCGTGTTTCTCCGGAGTCAGTAAAATGCGGAACTACAATCATTGTACAGAGCGGCGAAAAAATTCCACTCGACGGAATTATTGTAGAAGGAAACTCAACTCTCAACACTAGTGCTCTTACAGGTGAAAGTGTTCCGCGCGAAGCAAAAGCAGGGGATGAAGTAACAAGCGGCTGCATAAATCTTACAGGCGTTCTTAAAATCAAAACGACAAAAGAATTCGGTGAGTCAACTGTTTCAAAAATCCTTAAGCTTGTAGAAGAATCAGGTGAAAGAAAAGCCAAATCAGAAAACTTCATTACAAAATTCGCTGCGGTTTATACTCCTGCAGTTTGTATCGCGGCCTTTGCACTTGGTGTCCTTCCGCCGATGATTCAAATTATTTTGGGAAACAGTCCCAGCTGGTCCGTCTGGATTTACCGCGCGCTTACCTTCCTTGTAATAAGCTGTCCCTGTGCTCTGGTCATAAGTATTCCGCTTTCTTTTTTTGCAGGAATCGGTGGTGCAAGCCGTGAAGGAATTTTAATCAAAGGTTCAAATTATCTCGAAACACTCAGCAAAGTCAGAACCGTTGTTTTTGACAAAACAGGAACCCTTACCAAAGGAGTTTTTGAAGTAACAGGAATTCACCACAATGAAATTGAAAATGAAAAAATAATTGAATACGCAGCCCTTGCCGAATGTGCCTCAAGTCATCCGATAAGCAAAAGTCTTCTTCTTGCCCACGGAAAAGAAATTGACCGCAGCCGTGTAACAGACATTCAGGAACTTGCCGGGCTCGGGCTTACAGCAAATGTGGACGGTATAAAAGTTGCTGTAGGAAACTCAAAGCTCATGAATAAACTGGGACTTTCCTATGCCGAATGCCACAGTGCCGGAACAATTGTTCACGTTGCCCTTGACAACAAATATGCAGGACACATTGTGATAAGCGATGTTGTTAAAAACGAAAGTGAACGTGCAGTTTCTCTGCTTAAAAAATACGGCGTCAAAAAAACAGTCATGCTCACCGGAGACTCTGATAAGGTTGCACAGAAAGTGGGAGCGCAGTTAAAAATAGATGAGATTCATTCCGAACTTCTTCCTTCAGACAAAGTAGGCTGGGTAGAAAAACTTCTTGAACAGAACAGTGCAAAAGAAAAACTTGCCTTTGTAGGAGACGGAATAAATGACGCGCCTGTTTTGGGAAGAGCCGATATTGGTATAGCAATGGGAGCGTTGGGAAGCGATGCTGCAATAGAAGCCGCCGATGTTGTCCTTATGGATGACAATCCGGTTAAGATTGCCCGCGGAATAAAAATAAGCCGCAAATGTCTTGGTATAGTTTACCAGAATATTGCGTTTGCCCTTGTAGTAAAGTTTTCATGCCTTGCGCTCGGAGCGTCCGGCTTTGCAAATATGTGGCTTGCAATTTTTGCAGATGTCGGTGTAACAGTAATTTCTGTTCTTAATGCAATGCGTGCGTTAAGAACAAAATAA
- a CDS encoding ArsR/SmtB family transcription factor, with translation MSDNSLPHNHGEKNIETHLRKMLAKKQDFNSLADTFKLLDDSSRLRIFWTLCHCEECVLNIASLLEMTSPAVSHHLKLLKSAGLIVSRRGGKEVYYKVPDTELCRLLHKSVEKLMSISCPE, from the coding sequence ATGAGCGATAATTCACTTCCGCATAATCACGGGGAAAAAAATATTGAAACACATCTCAGAAAAATGCTGGCAAAAAAACAGGATTTCAATTCACTTGCAGATACATTCAAACTGCTTGATGACTCGAGTCGCCTGCGCATTTTCTGGACATTATGCCACTGCGAAGAATGTGTTCTAAACATCGCTTCACTTCTGGAAATGACAAGCCCTGCAGTAAGTCATCACTTAAAGCTCTTGAAGTCGGCAGGACTTATTGTAAGCCGGCGCGGCGGAAAAGAAGTTTACTATAAAGTTCCGGATACAGAATTATGCAGACTGCTTCATAAAAGTGTAGAAAAATTAATGTCCATTTCGTGCCCGGAATAA
- a CDS encoding helix-turn-helix domain-containing protein, whose amino-acid sequence MKKKIETSKNMLRYTKCSLSDIALTLGFPSQSYWTQVFRKLEGTTPAKYRKFNL is encoded by the coding sequence TTGAAAAAAAAAATTGAAACTTCAAAAAATATGCTTCGTTATACAAAATGTTCACTTTCAGATATAGCACTTACTCTCGGGTTTCCCAGCCAGAGCTACTGGACGCAGGTATTCAGAAAACTCGAAGGAACAACGCCGGCAAAATATAGAAAATTCAATTTATAA
- a CDS encoding AraC family transcriptional regulator, which produces MDDKKKLFYREFVNRENDFVRAPLVPETEFFSAIKTGNVKKVKELCREPLDEKNGLGVLSTNPLRNLKYHFVITAAMIARSCIEGGMEFSRAYSMSDVYIMEADIMTDVKEISSLHKKMCLEYTSEMKRISQKRIYSKYVNACLNFIYENLHDKITAKKLAEVSGLSESYILRLFHKETGKTVQEYVLEKKN; this is translated from the coding sequence ATGGATGACAAGAAAAAACTCTTTTACAGGGAATTTGTAAACCGTGAGAATGATTTTGTGCGTGCACCTCTTGTTCCCGAAACGGAATTCTTTTCGGCAATAAAAACCGGCAATGTAAAAAAAGTGAAAGAATTGTGCCGTGAACCCCTTGATGAAAAAAACGGACTTGGTGTTCTGTCTACTAATCCCCTCAGAAATTTAAAATATCATTTTGTAATTACGGCTGCAATGATAGCCCGTTCCTGCATTGAAGGCGGAATGGAATTTTCCAGAGCGTACAGTATGAGTGATGTTTATATTATGGAAGCAGACATAATGACTGATGTTAAAGAAATCTCTTCTCTTCATAAAAAAATGTGTCTTGAATATACTTCAGAAATGAAGCGCATATCGCAGAAAAGAATTTATTCAAAATATGTAAATGCCTGTTTGAATTTTATTTACGAAAATCTGCATGATAAAATTACGGCAAAAAAACTTGCAGAAGTATCCGGGCTGAGCGAAAGTTATATTCTCAGGTTATTTCATAAAGAAACGGGAAAAACAGTACAGGAATATGTTCTTGAAAAAAAAAATTGA
- a CDS encoding glycoside hydrolase family 5 protein, translated as MNLKHGINLGGFLSQCNHKLEHYNSFVLQEDIMRIKLDGFDHVRLPVDYEVFETEDGIYKKDGFELVEKIITWCATYGLDIIIDLHKVFGYDFNNAGDSCKNNLFGNENLQQRFLNLWNEISKTFSKFTNVAFEILNEVVEKENTDSWNSLIKKTVAVIRKNAPDTIIIYGGIQWNSANTLKFLEQPADKNIIWTFHFYEPLLFTHQKAYWVPAIKDCEDITYPGTMESYREKSIPIGYQGEAVVKCASAKMGISFIEEMITAAIDAARKADVKLYCGEFGVIDRAPVEDTLRWFKDVDYVFKKNMIGYSVWTYKEKDFGIYGNHYDSIRNELLELWRK; from the coding sequence ATGAATCTTAAACACGGAATCAATTTGGGCGGCTTTCTGTCACAGTGCAATCACAAGCTGGAACATTATAATTCTTTTGTATTACAGGAAGATATAATGCGCATTAAATTGGACGGCTTTGACCATGTGAGGCTTCCTGTTGACTACGAAGTTTTTGAAACTGAAGACGGAATTTACAAAAAAGATGGTTTTGAACTTGTTGAAAAAATAATCACATGGTGTGCAACTTACGGTCTTGATATTATCATCGATTTACACAAAGTGTTTGGTTATGATTTTAACAATGCGGGAGATTCGTGTAAAAACAATCTTTTTGGAAACGAAAACCTTCAGCAGCGTTTCTTGAATTTGTGGAATGAAATTTCAAAAACATTTTCCAAATTTACAAACGTAGCTTTTGAAATACTTAATGAAGTTGTAGAAAAAGAAAATACAGATTCATGGAATTCTCTCATAAAAAAAACAGTTGCGGTTATAAGGAAAAATGCCCCTGATACAATTATTATCTACGGTGGAATTCAATGGAACAGCGCTAACACATTAAAATTCCTTGAACAGCCGGCAGACAAAAACATTATCTGGACATTCCATTTTTATGAACCGCTGCTGTTTACCCATCAGAAAGCATACTGGGTTCCGGCCATAAAAGATTGCGAAGACATAACTTATCCGGGAACAATGGAGTCTTACCGTGAAAAAAGTATTCCGATAGGATATCAGGGTGAAGCTGTCGTAAAATGTGCTTCTGCAAAAATGGGAATCTCCTTCATCGAAGAAATGATTACAGCCGCAATCGATGCTGCACGAAAAGCGGATGTAAAACTTTACTGCGGTGAGTTCGGTGTAATTGACCGTGCACCTGTAGAAGACACACTCAGATGGTTTAAGGATGTTGATTATGTTTTCAAAAAAAATATGATCGGATATTCAGTATGGACTTACAAAGAAAAAGATTTTGGAATTTACGGCAATCACTATGATTCAATAAGAAATGAACTTCTTGAATTGTGGCGTAAATGA
- a CDS encoding glycoside hydrolase family 16 protein produces MNFLNCGVNELTNTTEDESFYGQWPCCEEIYIMEVVGSDTSKAFGTVHYGSPHAESQGSILLGDNAFSDEFHLFSCEWEPGKLTKNTNMNFLWNQEIRRL; encoded by the coding sequence ATGAACTTCTTGAATTGTGGCGTAAATGAACTTACAAATACAACAGAAGATGAAAGTTTTTACGGACAATGGCCATGCTGCGAAGAAATTTACATTATGGAAGTCGTAGGCAGCGACACAAGCAAAGCATTTGGAACAGTTCACTACGGAAGTCCGCACGCAGAAAGCCAGGGAAGTATTCTTCTTGGTGACAATGCATTTTCCGATGAGTTTCATCTGTTTTCCTGCGAATGGGAACCGGGAAAATTAACAAAAAATACAAATATGAATTTTCTATGGAATCAGGAAATCCGTCGGCTATGA
- a CDS encoding ABC transporter permease subunit, protein MENILENDAKLKEYSEKLDALRKDGVNKITELRQDIAAAKRNKLLDKTQREERIASDMKVLEDARIVAEKNKEEIAALTKESVAYTNSIAVKYIEDVKAEQKEVIVKAKDEYSENIQKIKSSFATKKAEIVKSYEGKIDDVSKANKKRDINNCAYELKSALFDEKSHRNNKIQFAKMAINQAYVDRVQKNRAFRNGTPYIAEDIGLSWQNYKNSFKASKFFLDNGLYITIIIFFIVCIIIAPLTGNGALFSLPNIFTILEQSSTRMFYALGVAGLILIAGTDLSVGRMVALGSVVTGLILHPGKNIVTMFKMGPWDFTAMSTGGRLAFALFLSILLCVIFSAFAGVFTAKLKIHPFISTLATQLIIYGLLFFGTSGTPVGSIDGKIKDMIGGRWVMGVINGELVTFPKLIIPAIIAIFVAWFIWNKTTFGKNMYAVGGNSEAAAVSGISVFWTTMGIFIMAGIFYGCGAFLEAFKANASAGTGQGYELDAIAACVVGGISFNGGIGKISGAVIGVIIFTSLTYCLTFLRIDTNLQFVFKGLILIAAVALDSIKYLKRK, encoded by the coding sequence ATGGAAAATATTTTGGAAAATGATGCCAAACTAAAAGAATATAGCGAAAAACTTGATGCGCTCAGAAAAGACGGTGTCAATAAAATTACGGAACTTCGCCAGGATATAGCGGCTGCTAAACGCAATAAACTTTTGGATAAGACCCAGCGCGAAGAACGTATAGCTTCTGATATGAAGGTTCTGGAAGATGCGCGGATTGTTGCTGAAAAAAACAAAGAAGAAATTGCGGCTCTTACCAAAGAAAGTGTTGCCTATACAAATTCTATCGCAGTTAAATATATTGAAGACGTAAAAGCAGAGCAAAAAGAAGTTATTGTAAAGGCAAAAGATGAATACTCAGAGAATATTCAAAAGATAAAAAGCAGTTTTGCCACAAAAAAAGCAGAAATTGTAAAAAGCTATGAAGGCAAAATTGATGATGTTTCAAAAGCCAACAAAAAGAGGGATATTAACAACTGCGCTTACGAATTGAAGTCTGCTCTGTTTGACGAGAAGAGCCACCGCAATAATAAAATTCAATTTGCAAAGATGGCAATTAATCAGGCTTATGTAGACCGCGTTCAGAAAAACCGTGCATTCAGAAACGGCACCCCTTATATTGCAGAAGATATAGGTCTTTCCTGGCAGAACTACAAGAATTCCTTTAAGGCATCAAAATTCTTCCTTGATAACGGGTTGTATATTACAATCATAATTTTCTTTATTGTTTGTATTATTATTGCACCACTTACAGGAAACGGCGCCCTGTTTAGTCTGCCCAATATCTTTACAATTCTTGAACAGTCTTCAACCCGTATGTTCTATGCTTTGGGAGTTGCCGGATTAATATTGATTGCCGGAACCGACTTGAGTGTAGGACGAATGGTTGCGCTTGGGTCTGTAGTCACTGGATTGATTTTGCATCCCGGAAAAAATATTGTCACTATGTTTAAAATGGGACCATGGGATTTTACTGCAATGAGTACCGGCGGACGTCTTGCATTTGCATTGTTTCTTTCTATATTGCTATGCGTAATCTTTAGTGCCTTTGCCGGTGTCTTTACTGCAAAGTTAAAAATCCATCCGTTTATTTCTACACTGGCCACACAGCTTATTATTTACGGTTTGCTTTTCTTTGGAACTTCGGGAACTCCTGTAGGTTCAATTGATGGTAAAATCAAGGACATGATTGGAGGTCGTTGGGTAATGGGTGTAATAAACGGTGAATTGGTTACATTCCCGAAACTAATTATTCCTGCGATAATTGCAATCTTTGTAGCGTGGTTTATCTGGAACAAAACAACCTTTGGAAAGAATATGTATGCCGTTGGTGGAAATTCAGAAGCGGCTGCAGTAAGCGGAATTTCGGTATTCTGGACAACGATGGGTATCTTTATTATGGCCGGAATTTTCTATGGCTGCGGTGCCTTTTTGGAAGCATTCAAAGCAAATGCCTCTGCCGGAACAGGACAGGGGTATGAGCTTGATGCAATTGCTGCTTGTGTTGTAGGAGGAATTTCCTTTAACGGAGGTATAGGAAAAATTTCGGGAGCTGTAATTGGTGTAATAATTTTTACATCACTTACATACTGTCTTACATTCCTTCGTATTGATACAAATCTTCAGTTTGTATTTAAAGGACTTATTCTGATTGCAGCCGTAGCATTGGATTCTATCAAGTACCTTAAGCGCAAGTAG